The genomic DNA CCGCAATTAACTCTGGGAACTCTGGTGGGCCACTATTTAACATTGCTGGCCAAGTGATTGGGATCAATTCCATGAAGTTAGCATCAGATAACTCTGGGACGAGTGTTGAAGGGATGGGCTTTGCAATTCCAAGTAATGAAGTTGTGAAGATCATCAATGAACTGGTTCAAAAGGGTGAGGTGGTCCGGCCAGCCTTAGGGGTGGCAACTTATGACCTAGCCAATATTTCCGCTAGTGATCAGAAGTCCGTGCTGAAGTTACCAACGAGTGTTACGAAGGGTGTCGTCATCATGAAGACGTACTCAGGGTCACCAGCCAAGGCTGCTGGATTGACGAAGTACGATGTCATTACGGAACTGGGTGGCAAGAAAGTAACTAGCCTGGCAACGTTGCGGAGTGCCTTATACGCCCATTCAGTTAATGATACGGTCACCGTTAAGTATTATCATGATGGCAAGCTGAAGACGGCCAACATGAAGTTAACCGAAACTACCAAAACGTTAACTAAGCAAAGCAACTAATAAATGAGAATTTCATAAGCGTCCCTGACTGGATAAAGCAGTCGGGGGCGTTTTTTAGGTTGAGGGTCGAAATCATGAAAAAACGAAGAATCGATTTTCAATAATCGGCGAAATTTGCGAAAATTGACGGTAGTTGTGACAAAAACCGAACAAACTAGATAAAATAACGAAAAGCATTTATTGTGAGATTTGGAGGTGTGTAAAAATGTGGATAACTTTGGTGATAAATTTTAGGCGGATCAGTCGAAATTTATGAACAGCCGGAACCACGGGGCTGAAGATTGTTTAAAAGTTATCCACAGGCACTGGACGAGCCTGTGGATTTAATTTTAAAAAGTTATTTTAATAGGCTTCGGTTCTTGATATAATAGGATTTGTAACCGGAATCCACGAACAAGTGTTGCTGTGTAAAACTGTGGATAAGTCGGAAAGGGCTTGACAAAATAAGGCTAAATAAATATTGTGGCGAACTGGTGTTCAACACAATATATTGATTATTGAGTTATGCACCTGTGGATAACTATGTTAATAACTTGTGTAAAGGCGGTCAATTATGAACATCAAAATTATCTGTGTCGGGAAGTTAAAAGAGAAATACTTCAAACAAGGGATTGCGGAATATGCGAAAAGAATGAGTAAATTCGCAAAATTTCAGATTATCGAGGTGCCGGATGAAAAGGCACCAGAGTCATTAAGTAACGCAGAGATGGAAAATGTGAAACAAAAAGAGGGCCAACGGATCCTGGAAAAAATTAAGGATCGCGATTACGTGTACGCACTAGCAATTTTGGGTAAGGAACGCTCGAGTGAAGAATTTGCCGCGGAAATTGATAAGTTAACGACGTATGGTCATAGCGATATTGATTTCGTGATTGGTGGTTCGCTGGGGTTATCACCGGAAGTGCTGAAGCGCGCGGATACTCAGATTTCGTTTGGGCGTTTTACGTTACCCCACCAGTTGATGCGGCTGGTGCTGTCGGAGCAGGTTTATCGGGCGTTTATGATTAATGTGGGAAGTCCGTATCATAAGTGATGCGGTTTTTTAAAAGTAGAATCCGCCTGGGCGAATACTACAAGAGTGCAGTTCATAAATAAATTACGGTTATTAAAAAATAAAGGAAATATTGGCCATTTTAATGGTCAATGTTTCCTTTTACTTGGTACATATTGATTGTTACTGTGGTGACATTCGGCTAAAGCCCATCTTATCTGTACTTTGAATCTGAACGTCGTGCCCCGCTATTAGACCTGTAAATTGGTGTTAAAATCAGTGCTGGTCGCGGTCAGGATATCATTACAACGTCAACGTTAGCTAGTATGTAAGCGGCCCATTTGACTCCGGCATTAAGCCAGTTAGTTTCCCAACAGTTTGGACCGGTAACTGGGTAAGTGTATTTCAGGATTATAGTTAAAAATCGTTGATGTTTGACGAGTATTGCCGATTTTTTTGCAGTGGTTTGATGGCGGTTGGTCATAAGGAGCAGATGAACGTTCTACGTGAAACATTAGAAAAAGATAAATGCTCGTATTTTTTGTTTAGATGTTGGTAAAGCTTGATATATTGGTGATAGGGCTTACCTATGATCCGGCTGTGGTGCTTGCGCTTGGTTGTCTTATGTTCATTGATTATAGGATGATCCTAGTCATACTTTCTTTTTGTAGAAATTGAAAATAATCAATCTAAATTTGACTTGATAAGTATATGTATATACAATGAATACAATTGAAAACTAATCGGTATGTGCAGGCGTATCCGAAACAAAATTGTGCCGTTGAGAAGGGATTTATTATGCTTTCAACGGTTTATTTATTGTTTATGAGTTTACTTGCGGGTATTCTAACAGGAATTATTGGTATGGCCTCATTAACACTTTATCCAGTTCTATTATCCATTGGAATTGCACCGATTTCTGCTAATGCGACCATTACAGTGGCAACTGTAGGTGCTGGTGTAGGAACAGTAACTTCTTCACTGAAAGAGTTAAAGAACCATTGGAAAATGGCTTTTATTGTGGCCTGTTTAAGTACAGTCGGTAGTATTATTGGAGCTTTTATTTTAATTCATAGTTCTAATTCAGGGTTTAAACGAGTGGTACCTTTTTTTATTCTGTTAGCTGGAGCTATGCTACTTTGGCCAAGCGAAAATTCTAGTCATCATAACGAGTTAAGTCTGTGGCGGAATGTCGTTGGTTGGCTTAGCGTTGTATTAATTGGATTATATAACGGTTATTTTGGGGCTGCTTCGGGACTACTAATGATTGCGGTATTGTCTAAAGTAATTGGTGGTGAATATGCAACCTATAATGCAATTCGTAACTTTGAATCCTTTATTAATAATATTGTGTCAGCCATCATGTTAATTATTATGCTGAAGATTCAGTGGAAAGTTATTATTCCGCTAGTTTTAGGACTTTTAATAGGTGGCTATATTGGGCCAATCATTGTTCGGTTTATCCCATCAAAAATCATAAAAAAAACTGTCGGTATTGTTGCATTAATTTTAGCTAGTATTCTAATGTATCAAGCGTATTTTTAAGGAAAATTGGCTCAAAGGATAAGTAATATTCAACGAAAAAACGTGAAACTTTTTTAAGAAAGTTCCACGTTTTTGTGTCTGATAATAAAGTTATGATTAGTTAAAGAAAAATCTATTTACAAAATGAATACTGTAATTTGGTTAGCTGTCAACATTGAACGGGGAAATGGGTTGGTGCTTCACGAAAAACATTTGAAAGAAGATTGATATATCAGTAATAGTACCTATATATGATACGGATCTCCGTATCACAAGTGAAGCACTGTTAACAGCTAAATAGATGACTAAATAATGGGAATACCTTAATTAGGTACTCCCATTATTTAGTAAGGGTATATATCTTGATATAAAAGTGGTTAAACGGAGTAATGCCCCTTAATTTTAATTTGTGAGTATTCGTTGTGAAATTCCAATTATTTGATCCATTATGTGATAGGAGAATTTACGGGCAGCAATTACCATTAGTTTATCAATGAATTTAACTTGATAACGTGACTTTGGCTTTTTAATAGTGGTGACTTTTAACATTAATTGTCCCAGCTCATCGGCAGTTGACATGCCTTTAATGGTAGTTTTTACCACACGTTCTGCCATTGAGCGGTAAGGGGAAGATTTTGGCGTCGCTCTTAGTAAGTGTTCATTGGTGATTTGTTGCCAATTCGTGTCAGTGCCACCGGGCTCAATAATAATAACATCAATTCCAAAAGATTTTACCTCCAATCGTAATGAATCACTTAAGGCTTCTAACGCATGTTTTGAAGCGTAGTACCAACCGCCAAGTGGGGAGTATAATTGACCGCCTGTTGATGAGTTATTAATGATTTTACCGTAATGTTGTTTGCGCATGGTAGGTAAAACAAGCTGAATTAAATTAAAGGCACCGAATACATTAACTTCAAATTGGCGTTTAGCCTCAGTAGAAGTTACATCTTCTAGCGCACCGAACGATCCGTAACCAGCATTGTTGATCAAGACGTCGATGCGGCCGGTATCGGCTAGAACCCGATCCACAAAAGCTTGGTTAGATTCAGCATTAGTAACATCCAAATGAAGTGTGTGAATTCCCAGTCTTGTTAAATGAGACATTTTTTCAACACGACGTGCACCGGCATAAACTTCATAACCTGCTTGTGAAAAGTGACGTGCGGCAGCTTCACCCATGCCAGCAGAGGCACCGGTAATTAATGCAACGGGTTTAGTAATCATAAATGGAAATCTCCTTTAGAGAATATATATTCTTTTTGAGTTTAAAAAGTAGTCACTCATTATTAATCGATAAAACAATCATAAAAGAATATTCATTCTTTGTCAATAGAAAACAAACCGAATATTTATGGTTTGACACAGAATTAAAATTCTTTTATAGTGCTTATTATGAAAGAAAAAAACGAGCAAAGATGGCAAGATATTCTGGATGCTACGGTTCAAATGATCAATG from Lactiplantibacillus paraplantarum includes the following:
- the rlmH gene encoding 23S rRNA (pseudouridine(1915)-N(3))-methyltransferase RlmH, whose product is MNIKIICVGKLKEKYFKQGIAEYAKRMSKFAKFQIIEVPDEKAPESLSNAEMENVKQKEGQRILEKIKDRDYVYALAILGKERSSEEFAAEIDKLTTYGHSDIDFVIGGSLGLSPEVLKRADTQISFGRFTLPHQLMRLVLSEQVYRAFMINVGSPYHK
- a CDS encoding sulfite exporter TauE/SafE family protein, which codes for MLSTVYLLFMSLLAGILTGIIGMASLTLYPVLLSIGIAPISANATITVATVGAGVGTVTSSLKELKNHWKMAFIVACLSTVGSIIGAFILIHSSNSGFKRVVPFFILLAGAMLLWPSENSSHHNELSLWRNVVGWLSVVLIGLYNGYFGAASGLLMIAVLSKVIGGEYATYNAIRNFESFINNIVSAIMLIIMLKIQWKVIIPLVLGLLIGGYIGPIIVRFIPSKIIKKTVGIVALILASILMYQAYF
- a CDS encoding oxidoreductase gives rise to the protein MITKPVALITGASAGMGEAAARHFSQAGYEVYAGARRVEKMSHLTRLGIHTLHLDVTNAESNQAFVDRVLADTGRIDVLINNAGYGSFGALEDVTSTEAKRQFEVNVFGAFNLIQLVLPTMRKQHYGKIINNSSTGGQLYSPLGGWYYASKHALEALSDSLRLEVKSFGIDVIIIEPGGTDTNWQQITNEHLLRATPKSSPYRSMAERVVKTTIKGMSTADELGQLMLKVTTIKKPKSRYQVKFIDKLMVIAARKFSYHIMDQIIGISQRILTN